One genomic segment of Streptomyces sp. RerS4 includes these proteins:
- a CDS encoding DUF742 domain-containing protein, with the protein MDGTTDGTPDGRWAGGGDGRGGGKAGGRWYDAEAGPLVRPYAMTGGRTKPGPHGVRFDLIALVVVDTAADDADEALLGPEHRALLGLCRAETQSVAELAADADLPVGVVRVLLGDLLEAGHVKVSRPVPPARLPDERILREVIEGLRAL; encoded by the coding sequence GTGGACGGCACGACGGACGGCACGCCGGACGGCCGGTGGGCCGGCGGAGGGGACGGCAGAGGGGGCGGCAAGGCGGGCGGCCGGTGGTACGACGCCGAGGCGGGGCCGCTCGTACGCCCGTACGCCATGACCGGCGGGCGGACGAAGCCCGGACCGCACGGGGTCCGGTTCGACCTGATCGCCTTGGTCGTGGTGGACACGGCCGCCGACGACGCGGACGAGGCCCTGTTGGGCCCCGAACACCGGGCGCTGCTGGGACTCTGCCGCGCCGAGACCCAGTCGGTGGCCGAACTCGCCGCCGACGCGGACCTGCCGGTGGGCGTCGTACGGGTCCTGCTGGGGGATCTCTTGGAGGCGGGGCACGTCAAGGTCAGCCGCCCGGTGCCGCCCGCGCGGCTGCCCGACGAGCGGATTCTGCGGGAAGTCATCGAGGGATTGCGA